Part of the bacterium genome, ATATAAGAACGAAATCCCCCTTTTAAAGCCCGAAGATATCCCTCCCTTCATTGAAAAAATCGCCCTCTTCACAGGGAGGACAGCTGGGGAAACTCTTCTCGCCCTCAAAATGACGGGTTTCGCCTCCCTTATCCCACAAGAGCACATACTAACAGCTGATGACGGATTGAACAAACCCGACGAGGAAAAGCTCAAACAGTTGGCAAACAAACTCGGGGCTAAAGTAGCAATATATGTGGGAGATGCAATTGATGACCTCCGCTCCGTCCCTAAAGGAGATTCCTCTCTTTTATCTTGTATTGTTCAAAAAAGAAATAAAAAGATATTCAGGAAAGAAGGAGCGGATATAATAGTCCCTGATACGATTTCCCTCATTCAACTTCTCAAGGAGGAAAGGAGCGAGGAAAAATGAGGATGGCGGAGATTAAACGCCAGACGAAGGAAACTGATATAGAAGTGAAGCTAATAGTTGATGGAGAGGGGAAAGCAGATGTTTCAACGGGTATTGGTTTTTTAGACCATATGCTCGTAACACTGGCGAGATTTTCTCTACTTGACATCTTTTTAAAAGCCAAAGGAGACCTTCATGTTGACCAACATCATCTCGTTGAAGATATAGGCATATGTCTCGGGCAGGCTCTTGATAAGGCACTAAGTGAAAGAAAGGGTATAAAAAGATTCGGCTTTGCCATTGCTCCAATGGATGAAGCTCTTGTTCTTTCCTCAATTGATATATCGGGAAGAGGCGGGTTTTGGAAGGATTTTTCCCTCAAGAAAACCAAGGTTGGTGGTTTTGAGACAGAAACGGTTGAGGAATTCTTCCGCCAGCTCGCTTTCAACGCCAAAATCACTCTTCAC contains:
- the hisB gene encoding imidazoleglycerol-phosphate dehydratase HisB; this translates as MRMAEIKRQTKETDIEVKLIVDGEGKADVSTGIGFLDHMLVTLARFSLLDIFLKAKGDLHVDQHHLVEDIGICLGQALDKALSERKGIKRFGFAIAPMDEALVLSSIDISGRGGFWKDFSLKKTKVGGFETETVEEFFRQLAFNAKITLHLKLLSGDNLHHIIEAMFKSFALALREAVKIEGEEIPSTKGML